The sequence CACGACAAAGATACCTGTCCCATCCCCAGACCGTGCACCGAAGTGACCGCGGAACGCTCTTGAGGCTGCAACCCTTGATCGGGTCGATCGTCTCTCAGCGCCCCACCGCATCATGCCGATCACGCCACGTTAGGCAGCAAACCGGTCGGAGGATGAATTCCGTAGTCTCCTTTTATGGAAGGCGACGATTCTTGGCAAGGATATTGGACGGCGAAGCATGGCGGTGCCGAAGGGGGGATCTCGCTTGCCGAACCAGCCGTTTTACCGTCATCCAGCTGTGCACGAAGCCGGTTTGGTTAGGAGGTCTTAACCATTCGATCCTAATCGTCTACACAGCCAAGATCGGGGCGGGGGCAAGGCTGCACCGGACGACACGATAGACATGCGAGAACGACAAGGCGTCAGCGCCGATCGACAGAATTGGCGAAGGGCCACACAGGGTGCCGGGCGATGGCTGGGCGCAGGCTTCTTCGTCCTGTTTTCCGCGTGGGCTTCCGCCGCCCAATCGCCGATCGACAACAGCGTCACCTCCGCCATTTCCCCGGTTGCCTCGACAGAAGGCGCCGAGACGCCCGCCGCGATCGCGCCGGCGCCCGACAATGCGCCTCTCGTTGCCACGCCACCCGCGGTATCGGGCGAGCCGGTGATTGCGCGCGAGGCGCGCGTCGTCGGCGACGGATCGCGCACCCGCTTCGTGATGGATCTGACCGGCCCCTCGGCCGTCTCCGTCTTCACCCTCGACGAACCCTACCGGGTCGTCGTCGACCTGCCGGAAGTCCACTTCGATCTCGCCGCCGATGCGGGCAAGGCAGGGAAGGGGCTCGTCTCGGCCTTCCGCTATGGCCTGATCTCGGCCGGCAAGTCCCGCATCGTGCTCGATGCCACCGGCCCGGTCTCGGTCGACAAGGCTTTCGTGCTGCCGGCCGACAAGGGGCAGCCGGCGCGCCTCGTCGTCGATCTGGTCAAGAGCACCCGCACCGCCTTCCTGGACACGCTGCGCATCTCGCGCGATCGCGAGCGTGCCACGGCTAGTCATGAGCGCGAGGCCGTGCCCGGTCCCGCGCCGAACGACGGCAAGCTTCGCATCGTGCTCGACCCCGGCCATGGCGGCATCGATTCCGGCGCCATCGCCAAGTCCGGCATGCTGGAAAAGACCATCGTGCTGGCCTTCGCCCAGACGCTGAAGGAAAAGCTCGAGGCGAATAGCCGCTACGAAGTGCTGATGACCCGCTCGGACGACACCTTCGTGACCCTGCGCGGCCGCGTCCAGTTCGCGCGCTCCAAGCACGCCGACCTGTTCATCTCGATCCACGCCGATTCCTTCTCGGGCAGCGATATCCGCGGCGCGACCGTCTACACCCTGTCCGAGCGCGCTTCGGACCAGATGGCGGCCTCGATCGCAGAATCGGAAAACAAGTCCGACATCCTCGCCGGCGTCGACGTTCCGGAGGATACCAACGAGGTTTCGGACATCCTGATCGACCTGGCGCGGCGGGAGACGAAAAATTTCGCGGTCGTCTTTGCGCGCAACATGATCAAGGAACTGAAGCCGGCGGTGCGCCTGTTCAAGCGCGCGCACCAGCAGGCGGGCTTCATGGTCCTGAAGGCGCCGGACGTCCCCTCGGCGCTCGTCGAACTGGGCTATCTGTCCAATCCGGATGACGAAAAACTGCTGACTTCTCCCGAATGGCGGGACAAGACGGCCGTCGCGATCACCCGCGCCATCGACGCCTATTTTCGCAACCGGGTCGCCAACATGGCCGCCTCCGAAGCCCTGACTTCGGGGGTCGGCGAGCCATGAAGGCGCTGTTGCTCGAACAACACGCGGCGGCTCGCGCTTCCCTTCCGGCCGGCAGCGCCCAAGTTTCTCCACAAACGGACTGGAAGAACGGACCTGTTGGGTCTATCGAGGCCAAACGAACCTGTAGTTCGCCTTCAGTCAACGGGCGGTTGAGCCCCAAGCCTTCAGGCGTTGGTCGCGCATATCGCGCGGACGGTGTCGTTCTTTTTTCGGGACCGGCCTGGCAAGAGCTGCCAGGTAGATCAACCAATTTCGTACCGGGGTTCGTCTCGTCGGCCTGAGCTTGTCGCCGGCAAGGCGATCCAGCGGGGAACGCGAGCGATATGTTTCTGCGACTAATCGGCTATTTATTCGGGATTGGCGCCGTGTTTTTCTTGGCAGTTGCTGCAGGTGTGGCTTGGTATGTCTCCGGCTTGACGGGCGGATTGCCGTCGGTTGAGGTCCTGGCGAAATACGAGCCGCCGGTGATGACGCGAATCCACGCGTCCGATGGTCAGCTCGTCGGCGAATATGCCCGCGAGCGTCGCCTCTATCTGCCGATCCAGGCGATCCCGGATCGGGTCAAGGCTGCCTTCATCTCGGCGGAAGACAAGAACTTCTACCAGCACGCCGGTCTCGACTATTACGGCATCGCCCGCGCGGCCCTGCAGAACATCGCGGCGCTCTCGTCTGACAAGCGCATGATCGGCGCGTCGACGATCACCCAGCAGGTCGCCAAGAACTTCCTGCTCACCAACGAGCGCTCGCTGGACCGCAAGATCAAGGAAGCGATCCTGTCGCTCCGCATCGAGCAGGCGAACTCGAAGGACAAGATCCTCGAGCTCTACCTGAACGAGATTTTCCTCGGCCTTGGTTCCTATGGCGTCGCCGCCGCGTCCTTGTCCTATTTCGACAAGTCCGTGCACGAGCTGACCCTGTCGGAAGCTGCCTATCTGGCGGCGCTGCCCAAGGGCCCGAACAACTACAATCCCTTCCGCTATGCCGACCGCGCCATCGAGCGCCGCAACTGGGTCATCGACCGCATGGTCGAGAACGGTTTCGCGACCGCCGACGAAGGCGAGGCCGCCAAGGCGCAGCCGCTCGGCGTGAAGACCCGCGTCGCCAGCCCGCACATCTTCGCCGCCGACTATTATGTCGAGGAAGTGCGCCGCCAGCTGATGCAGATCTATGGCGAGAAGGCGCTCTATGACGGCGGTCTCTCGGTCCGCACTTCGCTCGACCCGGGCATGCAGGTCATGGCGCGCCAGGCGCTGATGAACGGCCTGGTCCAGTTCGACGAGCAGCATGGCTGGCGTGGACCCGTCAAGAACGTGCCGATCGAAGGCGATTGGGGCGTTGCCGTCGGCACTGTGCCGGCGCTTTCCGACATCATCGAATGGCGCCTCGCCATTGTCACTGCCGTCAACAAGGACGAGGCCGAGATCGGCCTTCAGCCGGGCCGCGACGAGACCGGCAAGCTGCTGCCCGCCCGCGAAACCGGCGTCATCCCGTTCTCGGAGATGAAGTGGGCAAAGCCCGCCGGCAAGAAGCTGACCGGCGCCAGCGACGCGCTCGAAGTCGGCGACGTCGTCTATGTCGAGCCGGCCGATGGCAAGCCGGGCTCGTTCCGCCTGCGCCAGGTGCCCAGCATCGCCGGCGCCATGGTGGTGATGGATCCCCATACCGGCCGCGTGCTGGCGATGGATGGCGGCTTCTCCTATGCGGAGAGCCAGTTCAACCGCGCCACCCAGGCGCTGCGCCAGCCGGGTTCCTCGTTCAAGCCGTTCGTCTATGCCGCCGCCCTCGACAATGGCTACACGCCGTCGTCGGTGGTCATGGATGCGCCGATCGAAGTCGACCCCGGCTATGGCCAGCCGATCTGGCGCCCGGAAAACTACGCCCAGAAGTTCTACGGGCCGTCGACGCTCCGTACAGGCATCGAGCAGTCGCGTAACGTGATGACGGTCCGCCTGGCGCAGGACATGGGCATGCCGCTCGTGGCCGAATATGCCAAGCGCTTCGGCGTCTATGACAAGCTCGGGCCCTTCCTGCCCAACGCGCTAGGCGCGTCGGAGACGACGGTGCTGCGCATGGTCTCCGGTTATTCGGTGTTCGCCAATGGCGGCCGCCAGGTGAAGCCGACGCTGATCGACCGTATCCAGGATCGCTTCGGCAAGACCATCTTCAAGCATGAAGAGCGCATCTGCGAAGGCTGTGATGCCGAGCAGTGGTCGCATCAGGACGAGCCGGTCATCGAGGACAATCGCGAGCAGGTGCTCGATCCGATGACCGCCTACCAGATCACCTCGATGCTGGAAGGCGTCGTGCAGCGCGGCACCGCGACGGTGCTGAAGAGCGTCGGCAAGCCGCTCGCCGGCAAGACGGGCACATCGAACGACTACAAGGACGCCTGGTTCATCGGCTATTCGCCGGATCTCGTGGTCGGCGTCTTCATCGGCTACGACAATCCGAAGCCGATGGGACGCGGCATGACGGGCGGCGAAATCGCGGCTCCGATCGCCGGCGATTTCTTCAAGCTGGCGCTGGCCGACAAGGCTGCCATCCCGTTCCGCGTGCCGCCGGGTCTCACCCTGATCCCGATCGACCGCAAGACCGGTATGCGCTCCACCGCCGGCGGCGCGGGCACGATCCTCGAAGCCTTCAAGCCGGGCACGGGTCCGCCGGATACCTATTCGATCATCGGCCAGACCGATGCGAACGGTCAGCCGCTGACCGTGACGCCGGAAGCCGACCGGGCCGTCATATCGGGCACGGGTGGCCTCTACTGACCAAGCAGGCCGCGGGCTCCAATCCGCGGCCTCTTCTTTGGTGCTGTTTCCTTGACGATGACGAGCGATATCCCGACCAAGACGGGAACCTGGCGGCCGATGCGGCCGGACGATCTGCCCGCGGTTGCCGTGATCGCAGACCGGGTTCACGCGGCCTATCCCGAAGACCCCGAAATCTTCGCCGAGCGCCTGCGCCTCTGGCCCAGCGGATGCTGGGTCTATGAGAGCAACGGCGAACTCATCGCCTATGTGCTGAGCCATCCGGCGCAGGCCTTCGCCCCGCCACCGCTCAACTCGCTGCTCGGCGCGCTGCCGGAGCCGCCCACGACCTATTACATCCACGACCTCGCCCTGTTGCCCGAGACGCGCGGGCAGGGCGCCGGCTCGGCCATAGTCCGCATCCTGCTGGATGGCGCGCGCCGGTCCGGCTGTCCCGACGTCTCGTTGGTCGCGGTCAACGACTCGGCCGGCTTCTGGGGCCGCCACGGCTTCCAGACGGTCTCCATCCCCGCCCTCGATGCCAAGCTGCGCAGCTATGACGACGACGCCCGCTTCATGGTCCGGCCGCTGGTGTAGGTGGTCTGAGGGCAGGGCACTTCCTTCACCTCTCCCTCAGGGAGGCCTTCGCGCGTCATCGTTTGAACGCGAGCGCTCGGTTTCGCCCGGCCGTCATCCCGGCGACGGCCGGGATCCATACACGCAGGCCGGGCTTAGAGGGGCTGGCACCTGGCCTTTCTCGGCCGGTGTTCATGGGCCCCGGCCTTCGCCGGGGCGACGAGGGTGCTCTGTGCCGGAGTGCGCATGGCGATCTTCAGGCTGGATCTTCTCCGGGAGAGGAGAGGGCACCCGTCCCTTCTCGAAGAGCCCCCTGCATTGCGCCGCGCGCGCCCTTCTGCGACGCTCCGGCGTCTGCGGGAGCCAAGGCAAGATGCGGGACATGCTGTCGTCGTGGGTGTTCTGGGCGCTGCTCTCGGCGGCCTTCGCTGCGCTCACCGCCATCTTCGCCAAGATCGGCATCAGCAACGTCCATTCCGACTTTGCCACCTTCATCCGCACGATCGTCATCCTGGTAACCATCGCCTTCATCCTGACGCTGACCGGGCAATGGCAGCCCTTCGGGTCCGTCTCGCCGCGCAGCTATGGCTTCCTGGTTCTGTCCGGCTTCGCCACCGGGGCTTCCTGGCTTTGCTATTTCCGGGCGCTGAAGCTCGGCGATGCCGCCCGGGTCGCGCCGATCGACAAGCTCAGCGTCGTCCTGGTCGCTGTTTTCGGCGTGGTTTTCCTGAGCGAGAAGCTGTCCGGCCGGAATTGGCTCGGCGTTCTCCTGATCGCGTCCGGGGCGATCCTGGTGGCCATGCGCGGCTGAGGCCGTTCACCTAGGGCGTCGCGCTCTTGGGCGCTGCAGCGTTCCCTAGCCGCCTTAAAAACGCGTCGCGCGGCAAAACTGCGTCAAATTGAATTTCGTTGCGCCGAGGGAGCGAAAGAGCTTGACGCGGCCGGCGGAGTGGCGCACCTCACCCGGGTCAAGTCGGTTTCCGCTTCCGCGGCCGACCCCCATTGGAACCCCAGTTTCATGTCGAGCGACAGTAGCTGTCGAATACAGGCGCCGCCCACGGTCGCCGTGATCTGATCGCTCGATCGGCTCACGCGACCGGCTGGGTGGCCGATCGGAGTGAGTCATGGAAGATATCGTCCGCGAAGACGAGGCCACCGTGCGTTCGCGCGCTTTGGATCTCGAAGGCGAGCACGTTGCAGATCTCGTCGAACGTCTCAATCAACATGAAGCCGAAGCCAATCCGGCGCTTCTGGCAGGCGTTTCCGACGAAAGGCTGATCGAGGTTCTCGATCAGCCGGAGTTCGAAGCCGCGGTCGAGCTGATGTCGAGCCTGCCGAGCGAGCGCGCGGTCCGGGTTCTGGCCGGCATGTCGGCGGACCGGGCGACCGACCTGCTGGCGGAAATCGACGAGCCGACGCGCTCGCAGCTGATCGCCAAGCTCGATCCCGAAACCCGCAATGCCGTCGCCCGGCTCGCCGCCTATCCGGAAGGCAGCGCCGGCTCGATCATGACCACCGAAGTGGTGAGTGTCCCCGCCAACTGGACCGTTGGCCAGACGCTGCAGCACATTCGCGTCGTCGAGAAGAGCCGCGAGACGATCTATACGATCTGCGTGCTCGACCCGGTCACGCATGCGCTCGTGCAGACCGTGACGCTGCGCCGCCTGATCGCGGCCGACCTCAATGCCCCGGTCCTGTCCGCCGCCCGCCATCGCCGTCCGATCACCGTCACGCCCCGCACCGACCGCGAGGAAGTGGCGCGCCTGTTCTCGAAATACGATCAGATCGCCGTGCCGGTCGTCGACGAACGGTTCCATGTCGTGGGGATCGTCACCGTCGACGACATCATCGACACGATCTTCGAGGAGAGCACGGAAGACGTCCAGAAGTTCGGCGGCATGGAGGCGCTCGATCAGCCCTACATGGACATCGGCTTCCTCAAGATGATGCACAAGCGGGCCGGCTGGCTCTGCGCGCTGTTCATTGGCGAGATGCTGACGGCGACCGCCATGCAGCATTTCGAGCATGAGCTGGAGCGGGCGATTGTGCTGACCCTGTTCATCCCGCTGATCATGAGCTCCGGCGGCAATTCCGGCTCGCAGGCGACCTCGCTGATCATCCGCGCTCTGGCGCTGGGCGAGGTCAAGCTTCGGGATTGGTGGCGGGTCGCCCTGCGCGAATTGCCCAGCGGCCTGACGCTGGGCGCCATTCTCGGCACGCTCGGCGTCATCCGCATCAGCGCCTGGCAGGTGCTGGGCCTCTATGATTACGGTCCGCACTGGATGCTGATCGCGGCCACTGTCGGCACCGGCCTGTTGGGGATCGTCACCTTCGGATCGATGGCGGGCTCCATGCTGCCCTTTATCATGCAGCGGCTCGGCTTCGACCCGGCCAGCGCCTCGGCGCCCTTCGTCGCGACGCTCGTCGATGTCACCGGCCTGGTGATCTATTTCAGCGTGGCGATGGTGATCCTGAGCGGCACGCTGCTTTAGCAAACGGTCAGAGTGCGTCCCTCGAGGCCCGAGCTTCGCTCGGGCACCTCAGGATGTTGAGGACTGCTTCCCGAGGGAGTCCTGGACCTCGACAGGCTGAGGTGCCGGCCAAAGGCCGGCCTCGAAGCACGCACATAGCCCAGTCTGGACTACCGCTTCTGCAATTCGATGATGTCGAACTTTGATTCGAATTTCGGCAGCGGCAGGTCGAGCCGGTAGCTCTTCGGCCCGGTCTTCAGGAAATAGCCGACCTGGTCGTCGTCGGCCTTGGCGCTATAGCGTCCGGGTTTCTCGCCGGCGATGAAGGAGACGCCGTAATAGAGCAGGCGGTTGGCGGAATCGTCGATGAAACGGCCGGTCAGGCGCTGCGATCCGCTGGTCTTGGTCAGCCGGTAGCCGAGGTCGTCCTCGTCGATCTTGCAGTTGAACCAGCCATAGACGGTGAGCGGCAGGCTGCCGCCCAGCTTGATCGTACGGCAGCGATAGTCGCCGCGGATATCGACGCCGAGGATCGGCTGGGGCTTCCCGGCCAG is a genomic window of Kaistia defluvii containing:
- a CDS encoding N-acetylmuramoyl-L-alanine amidase — encoded protein: MRERQGVSADRQNWRRATQGAGRWLGAGFFVLFSAWASAAQSPIDNSVTSAISPVASTEGAETPAAIAPAPDNAPLVATPPAVSGEPVIAREARVVGDGSRTRFVMDLTGPSAVSVFTLDEPYRVVVDLPEVHFDLAADAGKAGKGLVSAFRYGLISAGKSRIVLDATGPVSVDKAFVLPADKGQPARLVVDLVKSTRTAFLDTLRISRDRERATASHEREAVPGPAPNDGKLRIVLDPGHGGIDSGAIAKSGMLEKTIVLAFAQTLKEKLEANSRYEVLMTRSDDTFVTLRGRVQFARSKHADLFISIHADSFSGSDIRGATVYTLSERASDQMAASIAESENKSDILAGVDVPEDTNEVSDILIDLARRETKNFAVVFARNMIKELKPAVRLFKRAHQQAGFMVLKAPDVPSALVELGYLSNPDDEKLLTSPEWRDKTAVAITRAIDAYFRNRVANMAASEALTSGVGEP
- a CDS encoding EamA family transporter, which codes for MRDMLSSWVFWALLSAAFAALTAIFAKIGISNVHSDFATFIRTIVILVTIAFILTLTGQWQPFGSVSPRSYGFLVLSGFATGASWLCYFRALKLGDAARVAPIDKLSVVLVAVFGVVFLSEKLSGRNWLGVLLIASGAILVAMRG
- a CDS encoding GNAT family N-acetyltransferase, with amino-acid sequence MTSDIPTKTGTWRPMRPDDLPAVAVIADRVHAAYPEDPEIFAERLRLWPSGCWVYESNGELIAYVLSHPAQAFAPPPLNSLLGALPEPPTTYYIHDLALLPETRGQGAGSAIVRILLDGARRSGCPDVSLVAVNDSAGFWGRHGFQTVSIPALDAKLRSYDDDARFMVRPLV
- the mgtE gene encoding magnesium transporter, yielding MEDIVREDEATVRSRALDLEGEHVADLVERLNQHEAEANPALLAGVSDERLIEVLDQPEFEAAVELMSSLPSERAVRVLAGMSADRATDLLAEIDEPTRSQLIAKLDPETRNAVARLAAYPEGSAGSIMTTEVVSVPANWTVGQTLQHIRVVEKSRETIYTICVLDPVTHALVQTVTLRRLIAADLNAPVLSAARHRRPITVTPRTDREEVARLFSKYDQIAVPVVDERFHVVGIVTVDDIIDTIFEESTEDVQKFGGMEALDQPYMDIGFLKMMHKRAGWLCALFIGEMLTATAMQHFEHELERAIVLTLFIPLIMSSGGNSGSQATSLIIRALALGEVKLRDWWRVALRELPSGLTLGAILGTLGVIRISAWQVLGLYDYGPHWMLIAATVGTGLLGIVTFGSMAGSMLPFIMQRLGFDPASASAPFVATLVDVTGLVIYFSVAMVILSGTLL
- a CDS encoding penicillin-binding protein 1A, with product MFLRLIGYLFGIGAVFFLAVAAGVAWYVSGLTGGLPSVEVLAKYEPPVMTRIHASDGQLVGEYARERRLYLPIQAIPDRVKAAFISAEDKNFYQHAGLDYYGIARAALQNIAALSSDKRMIGASTITQQVAKNFLLTNERSLDRKIKEAILSLRIEQANSKDKILELYLNEIFLGLGSYGVAAASLSYFDKSVHELTLSEAAYLAALPKGPNNYNPFRYADRAIERRNWVIDRMVENGFATADEGEAAKAQPLGVKTRVASPHIFAADYYVEEVRRQLMQIYGEKALYDGGLSVRTSLDPGMQVMARQALMNGLVQFDEQHGWRGPVKNVPIEGDWGVAVGTVPALSDIIEWRLAIVTAVNKDEAEIGLQPGRDETGKLLPARETGVIPFSEMKWAKPAGKKLTGASDALEVGDVVYVEPADGKPGSFRLRQVPSIAGAMVVMDPHTGRVLAMDGGFSYAESQFNRATQALRQPGSSFKPFVYAAALDNGYTPSSVVMDAPIEVDPGYGQPIWRPENYAQKFYGPSTLRTGIEQSRNVMTVRLAQDMGMPLVAEYAKRFGVYDKLGPFLPNALGASETTVLRMVSGYSVFANGGRQVKPTLIDRIQDRFGKTIFKHEERICEGCDAEQWSHQDEPVIEDNREQVLDPMTAYQITSMLEGVVQRGTATVLKSVGKPLAGKTGTSNDYKDAWFIGYSPDLVVGVFIGYDNPKPMGRGMTGGEIAAPIAGDFFKLALADKAAIPFRVPPGLTLIPIDRKTGMRSTAGGAGTILEAFKPGTGPPDTYSIIGQTDANGQPLTVTPEADRAVISGTGGLY
- a CDS encoding DUF4893 domain-containing protein; its protein translation is MTPLPKALFTRRFRQMATLLLILVPGSALADGTMAARTLTKTDKERIARYEATQKSAIAEARAKGDKADVATLDALLAGKPQPILGVDIRGDYRCRTIKLGGSLPLTVYGWFNCKIDEDDLGYRLTKTSGSQRLTGRFIDDSANRLLYYGVSFIAGEKPGRYSAKADDDQVGYFLKTGPKSYRLDLPLPKFESKFDIIELQKR